AGCTGGCCCGCCTGCAATTAAGCCCGGAAGAAGAGGCTACCTTCACCGAACAAATGAATGCTATTTTACAATATGCCGAGAAGTTGAATGAGCTGGATACTGAGAATGTTCCGCCGACCACCCATGTGCTGCAGGTCAGCAATGTGATGCGTGACGATGTGGTGAAGGAGAGCTTGACCCAGGAGGCGGCTCTGCTTAACGCACCGGAAGACG
The sequence above is a segment of the Paenibacillus sp. FSL R7-0204 genome. Coding sequences within it:
- the gatC gene encoding Asp-tRNA(Asn)/Glu-tRNA(Gln) amidotransferase subunit GatC, with product MSITVKDVQHVAKLARLQLSPEEEATFTEQMNAILQYAEKLNELDTENVPPTTHVLQVSNVMRDDVVKESLTQEAALLNAPEDEEGHFKVPAVLE